From uncultured Desulfobacter sp., the proteins below share one genomic window:
- a CDS encoding PLP-dependent aminotransferase family protein translates to MRQAADIEISLPPRPDGIPLQRWLYDEIRTAILAGRLMRGARLPATRDLALRLKISRGTVLAAYAQLGAEGYIQGVTGKGSFVAPELPDLPPRPVATGSGVAESISDNATGTKYEAPAVVLSARGKKLSMTPFSVAGRTLPAKAFRTNQPDVTAFPFDLWMRIASRRSRRLCPKFLADGDACGYKPLREEIAGYLRSSRGITCSAEQVVLVGSVQQILDISARLLLDPGDQVWIEDPGYPGAHLIFAAAGAKIVDIPVDLNGIDVENARNQAPNARLAYVTAGRQSPLGYVLALDRRFSLLNWAHQHNAIVIEDDYDSEYRFEGAPLSAMKSLDKKGRVIYCGTFSKLLFPSLRISYAVLPDQLIAPFTAALSLTFRHVPIIAQTTLHEFIAEGHLGRHVRRMRLLYAERAQTLRQAADAYLAGLLEIPKITMGLDTPAFLPNQCNDKEVVNLAAQAGIESLPLSAYARTQPVDPGLLLGFAAVGQTEIESGVRTLARVIDKKTN, encoded by the coding sequence ATGCGACAAGCCGCTGACATAGAAATCTCCTTGCCTCCTCGACCAGACGGGATTCCGCTTCAACGGTGGTTGTATGATGAAATCCGTACAGCCATCCTCGCGGGTAGGCTTATGAGGGGAGCACGCCTGCCGGCCACCCGTGATCTGGCGCTACGATTGAAAATATCCCGTGGTACGGTGCTGGCGGCTTATGCTCAATTGGGTGCGGAGGGATATATCCAGGGCGTAACGGGAAAGGGCAGCTTTGTAGCCCCGGAGTTGCCGGACTTACCTCCCAGACCGGTCGCTACAGGCAGTGGGGTGGCGGAATCTATCAGCGACAACGCCACTGGAACCAAGTACGAGGCTCCGGCTGTGGTGTTGTCTGCCCGGGGCAAGAAGCTATCAATGACGCCGTTCAGCGTTGCAGGGCGCACGTTACCGGCTAAAGCATTTCGCACCAATCAACCGGATGTCACTGCATTTCCTTTTGATCTGTGGATGCGCATTGCCTCACGCAGATCACGTCGCCTGTGTCCAAAATTCCTCGCGGATGGAGACGCCTGCGGTTACAAACCGTTACGTGAAGAAATCGCAGGTTACCTACGTTCCAGCCGTGGTATCACATGCTCTGCTGAACAGGTGGTGTTGGTGGGCAGCGTCCAGCAGATACTTGATATAAGTGCTCGGTTATTGCTCGATCCAGGAGACCAAGTATGGATCGAGGATCCTGGATATCCTGGTGCCCATTTGATATTCGCCGCCGCCGGTGCAAAAATAGTGGATATCCCAGTGGATTTGAATGGCATAGATGTTGAAAACGCTCGCAATCAGGCTCCCAATGCGAGATTGGCATATGTCACAGCCGGAAGGCAATCGCCCTTGGGCTACGTATTGGCGCTGGATCGCCGCTTTTCCCTGCTGAACTGGGCCCATCAGCACAATGCCATTGTGATTGAAGACGACTACGACAGCGAATATCGTTTCGAGGGTGCGCCGCTATCGGCCATGAAGAGCCTGGACAAAAAGGGGCGAGTGATCTATTGTGGGACTTTCAGCAAACTGCTCTTCCCCTCTCTTCGTATTTCCTATGCCGTGTTGCCCGATCAATTGATTGCACCTTTCACCGCGGCCTTGTCCTTAACCTTTCGACACGTCCCCATCATCGCCCAGACCACTTTGCACGAATTCATTGCCGAAGGTCATTTGGGTCGCCACGTGCGACGGATGCGCTTGCTCTATGCCGAGCGCGCCCAGACGTTGCGGCAAGCGGCTGATGCTTATCTGGCAGGTTTGCTCGAAATCCCTAAAATCACCATGGGACTGGACACCCCGGCATTTCTTCCCAACCAATGTAACGACAAGGAAGTTGTCAATCTGGCAGCCCAAGCAGGAATTGAAAGCCTCCCTCTTTCGGCTTATGCCAGAACGCAACCTGTGGATCCGGGACTGCTGCTTGGATTTGCCGCCGTTGGCCAAACAGAGATTGAATCTGGTGTACGAACGCTCGCCCGGGTGATAGATAAAAAAACAAACTGA
- a CDS encoding molybdopterin-dependent oxidoreductase, whose protein sequence is MKTVSTMCRFCTNTCPVDAVVKDGRLISVKRKPVPGVTVRRFCPKNAAAPHIVYAPDRITSPLVRNNADRNQNFKKVSWNTVLSDMADRLLFYKNKYGPESVAWLKGTGEDWGPVWQYTQRFMHAFGSPNVIGNGSLCHTTRALPAFITYGTGTRPDTLNAECIIVWGKNDKTSSPPDYNLLMEGIRHGAKLIVIDPVKTDIADSSALWLQIKPGCDGILAMSMMQVIIAENLYDSHFVAEWTTGFDRLTEEVRNYSPEHVASSIWLTPEEIRQAARLYAGSKPACIADGNGLDMNADVTRNVRAVCMLRALCGNLDIKGGDVFPQKVPVRDMSLKDVLNPKVKPVTAGYPLFSSFNKGGGSPVSTVIPDAILDKKPYPIRALIIQASNPLVTAANSLRVAEALKQVEFLVVIDLFMTRTAGQADIFLPATTTFETTQLNMAGLNANSMLLQEKVIEPLGDSRPGWQIIFDLARALKLDEAFPFQTVEEAIDFQLEPSGITVRQMREHPDGLTLQKPEFEKYRQHGFNTPSGKVEFYSETLSDYGYEPIPSFELSRAGRITFDYAKEKYPLAGISGEKSGWFVHSRYRNIPWIVEKEPEPFIDLHPDDAELREIKDNDSVRIISPNGEIFMKVRLSDSVRCGTVRVPWGWGEHDLRFNINSLTDDAERDSVASTPSVRAFMCDVIKRD, encoded by the coding sequence ATGAAAACTGTTTCAACAATGTGCCGTTTCTGCACGAACACATGTCCTGTCGATGCGGTTGTAAAAGACGGGAGACTGATTTCGGTAAAAAGAAAACCTGTTCCCGGAGTTACCGTGCGCCGCTTCTGTCCGAAAAATGCCGCGGCTCCTCATATTGTCTATGCTCCTGACCGGATTACATCACCGCTCGTCAGAAACAATGCAGACAGAAATCAGAATTTTAAGAAAGTATCTTGGAATACTGTGCTTTCAGACATGGCAGATAGACTTTTATTCTATAAAAACAAATACGGTCCGGAATCTGTGGCCTGGCTGAAGGGAACCGGTGAGGACTGGGGGCCGGTCTGGCAGTATACTCAGAGATTTATGCATGCATTCGGGTCACCGAATGTCATTGGAAACGGCTCATTGTGCCATACAACAAGAGCTCTGCCCGCTTTTATCACATACGGAACCGGAACCAGGCCGGACACCCTTAATGCCGAATGTATAATAGTGTGGGGAAAAAATGATAAAACCTCCAGTCCGCCTGACTATAACCTGCTGATGGAAGGAATAAGGCATGGTGCGAAACTGATTGTCATTGATCCGGTAAAAACAGACATTGCCGACTCCTCAGCCCTGTGGCTGCAGATAAAACCGGGCTGTGACGGCATTCTGGCCATGTCCATGATGCAGGTCATTATTGCCGAAAATTTATATGACTCACATTTTGTTGCTGAATGGACGACCGGTTTTGACCGGCTCACAGAGGAGGTACGGAATTATTCACCTGAGCATGTGGCCTCTTCCATATGGCTGACCCCTGAGGAGATACGGCAGGCCGCCCGCCTGTATGCCGGATCGAAACCGGCCTGTATAGCAGACGGCAACGGGCTTGACATGAATGCCGATGTCACCCGGAATGTGCGGGCTGTCTGTATGTTACGGGCATTGTGCGGAAACCTCGATATTAAGGGAGGTGATGTTTTTCCGCAGAAGGTACCAGTCAGAGACATGAGTCTGAAAGACGTACTGAATCCGAAAGTGAAGCCGGTCACCGCCGGATACCCTTTGTTCAGCAGTTTCAACAAAGGCGGGGGATCTCCTGTGAGCACAGTTATCCCCGATGCAATTCTGGATAAAAAACCGTATCCAATCAGGGCTCTTATTATTCAGGCATCCAACCCCCTGGTCACAGCGGCAAACTCACTACGGGTTGCGGAAGCCCTGAAACAGGTGGAATTCCTTGTGGTGATTGACCTGTTTATGACACGGACAGCCGGACAGGCAGATATTTTTCTGCCGGCAACCACAACTTTTGAAACCACGCAACTGAATATGGCAGGTCTGAACGCAAATAGCATGCTTTTACAGGAAAAAGTGATTGAACCTCTGGGAGACAGCAGGCCAGGCTGGCAGATTATTTTTGATCTTGCCCGAGCGCTGAAGCTGGACGAAGCGTTTCCCTTTCAGACTGTGGAAGAAGCCATTGATTTCCAGCTTGAACCTTCCGGTATAACAGTCAGGCAGATGCGTGAGCATCCGGATGGCCTTACCCTGCAAAAACCGGAATTTGAAAAATACAGACAGCACGGTTTCAATACACCTTCCGGCAAGGTCGAGTTTTATTCGGAAACCTTATCTGATTACGGGTATGAACCGATCCCCTCTTTTGAACTTTCCCGGGCAGGCAGGATCACCTTTGACTATGCAAAGGAAAAATATCCTCTGGCCGGCATCAGCGGTGAGAAATCAGGCTGGTTTGTTCATTCCCGCTACCGGAACATCCCCTGGATAGTTGAAAAGGAGCCGGAGCCTTTTATTGACCTGCATCCGGATGATGCGGAGCTGCGGGAGATCAAAGATAATGATTCAGTAAGAATCATATCCCCTAACGGTGAAATTTTCATGAAGGTCAGACTCAGCGACTCGGTGCGGTGCGGAACCGTCCGTGTTCCCTGGGGATGGGGTGAGCATGACCTGCGCTTCAATATAAACTCCCTGACTGATGATGCAGAAAGAGATTCAGTTGCAAGTACGCCTTCAGTCCGGGCCTTTATGTGCGATGTAATAAAAAGGGATTAA
- a CDS encoding RHS repeat-associated core domain-containing protein codes for MMAASVAILDLMTGTPGVKEWATSSLIGKWGMDQLIDNAVSLHLESDLLTYIRLPDGSFAKPPGVNATLTLTSGQYRMEERFDRVIQFNADHRAGTITDADGNTVDFTYTNGKVSSVSDSFNHALTMGYTGDLLTSVSDSAGRSVSFGYADGNLTSYTDPDGKVWDYGYIDDHKLETLQNPEGITTVINIHDSLGRVMTQTVPRQTGDTTYNLYYSGYRSVEEDSQGNRAISRYDRKKRLIASEDALGHTTGYTYDGQNHVVATTDPRGNTTNYEYDGNNNLVRTVNALGEETLNTYDARFRLTDITDNLGHVTHNDYDSEHHLEKTTVWPKSGQAIETSATFYSNGLPHTSTDGRGIVTTLTYDNYGNPDTSQTASAPAVDYNYNGIGLMTGLTDQGGSATSFVYDDRGLLQTRTDPFLNAMSITYYDDGKINTITDRNNDTVTYTYTDSGKPDTVAFPSGTPTTYTYDTRDNLIQMQDSLGTTTFDYDAVNRLISKTDAGGFSVAYTFDEAGNLATLTYPGNKTVTYTYDELNRLKTVTDWMDRTATYDYDPAGRLESLTQFNGTVITYSYDNANRLTGLDNLTASGGDAIATYRFTLDGNGNRTQVTREVPLDPDLTATTKTFTISTTGNQIESDGTNTFTYDDEGQLIAAYGNTLTFDPEHRLTSIAGNTPRQFKYDGAGNRLEADRDGVITRYIYDASGNLLAEADASNQIQHYYIYGAGLLAMVEPAGTMYCYHFDATGHTVALTDNTKTIVNSYAYTPFGTIANQQENVVQPFKFVGQYGVMTEDNGWYYMRARYYDPAMGRFISEDPLGFDGGDVNLYAYASNNPVMFIDPLGLCTESNLTFGNFAKAWARNVTVGVAAYYGMAKLFFGGSPQSGLNSVGSAAINVKFPSANQLANTLETSVRNFHKNIKPNIVRDFSREINNIGAKNPDIGITEIGHISFRNPKTGQTAITDVLLETYKPL; via the coding sequence ATGATGGCGGCATCGGTTGCGATCCTGGATCTTATGACAGGAACTCCGGGGGTAAAAGAGTGGGCAACCTCCTCTCTCATTGGTAAATGGGGCATGGACCAGCTGATTGACAATGCCGTGTCCCTTCACCTGGAATCAGATCTTCTCACCTATATCCGCCTGCCGGACGGGTCTTTTGCCAAGCCACCCGGCGTAAACGCCACCCTGACCCTGACCAGCGGACAGTACCGGATGGAAGAACGGTTTGACCGGGTTATCCAGTTCAATGCCGACCACCGTGCCGGTACCATCACCGATGCTGACGGCAACACCGTTGATTTTACCTACACCAACGGCAAAGTATCCTCGGTTTCCGACAGCTTTAACCACGCCCTGACCATGGGGTATACCGGGGATCTCCTCACATCGGTAAGCGATTCCGCCGGCCGCAGCGTTTCGTTCGGCTATGCAGACGGCAATCTGACCTCATACACAGACCCAGACGGCAAGGTCTGGGACTACGGGTATATTGACGACCACAAACTGGAAACCCTGCAAAACCCGGAAGGCATCACCACAGTCATTAACATCCATGACTCTCTGGGCCGGGTCATGACCCAGACCGTGCCCCGCCAGACCGGCGATACCACCTATAACCTGTATTATTCAGGCTACCGGAGCGTGGAAGAGGACAGTCAGGGCAACCGGGCCATATCCCGCTATGACCGCAAAAAGCGCCTTATTGCTTCGGAAGACGCCCTGGGCCACACCACCGGTTACACCTATGACGGCCAGAACCATGTTGTTGCCACAACTGACCCCAGGGGCAATACCACAAATTATGAATATGACGGCAACAACAACCTTGTCCGCACCGTCAATGCCCTGGGCGAGGAAACGCTCAACACCTATGATGCCCGGTTCCGGCTCACGGATATCACCGACAACCTGGGCCATGTGACCCATAACGATTATGATTCAGAACACCACCTGGAAAAGACTACGGTCTGGCCCAAATCCGGCCAGGCTATTGAGACTTCTGCCACATTCTATTCCAACGGCCTGCCCCATACGTCAACAGACGGCCGGGGCATTGTCACGACCCTGACCTATGACAATTACGGCAACCCGGATACCAGCCAAACCGCCTCAGCCCCTGCCGTTGATTATAACTATAACGGCATCGGGCTCATGACCGGCCTGACCGACCAGGGCGGGTCCGCCACCTCTTTTGTCTATGATGACAGGGGACTGCTTCAAACCCGGACAGACCCCTTTTTGAACGCCATGTCCATCACCTATTACGATGATGGTAAAATAAACACCATAACCGACCGGAACAACGACACGGTGACATACACATATACGGATTCCGGTAAGCCCGACACTGTGGCCTTCCCGTCAGGAACACCCACAACTTACACCTATGACACCCGGGACAATCTCATCCAAATGCAGGACAGCCTGGGCACAACAACCTTTGACTATGATGCCGTCAACCGCCTGATATCCAAAACAGATGCCGGCGGGTTCTCGGTTGCCTACACCTTTGATGAAGCCGGCAACCTTGCCACACTCACCTATCCGGGCAACAAGACCGTAACCTACACCTATGACGAGCTGAACCGCCTGAAAACCGTTACGGACTGGATGGACAGGACCGCCACCTATGACTATGATCCCGCAGGCCGCCTTGAATCCCTGACCCAGTTTAACGGGACGGTAATTACCTATAGTTACGACAATGCCAACCGCCTTACCGGCCTTGACAATCTCACCGCTTCAGGTGGGGATGCCATCGCTACCTACCGGTTTACCCTGGACGGAAACGGCAACCGCACCCAGGTAACCCGGGAAGTGCCCCTGGATCCGGATCTTACGGCAACCACCAAAACTTTCACCATCAGCACCACGGGCAACCAGATAGAGAGCGACGGCACCAACACATTTACATATGACGATGAAGGCCAGCTCATCGCAGCCTACGGCAACACCTTAACCTTTGACCCCGAACACCGCCTGACATCCATTGCCGGAAACACACCCCGCCAGTTCAAATACGACGGGGCCGGAAACCGCCTGGAAGCCGACCGTGACGGCGTCATCACCCGGTACATCTATGATGCTTCGGGCAACCTGCTTGCCGAAGCCGACGCGTCAAACCAAATCCAGCACTACTATATCTACGGCGCAGGCCTTTTGGCCATGGTGGAACCCGCCGGCACCATGTACTGCTACCACTTTGACGCCACCGGCCACACGGTGGCCCTGACTGACAACACCAAAACCATTGTAAACTCTTATGCCTACACCCCGTTCGGCACCATTGCCAACCAGCAGGAAAATGTGGTACAGCCCTTTAAGTTTGTGGGCCAATACGGTGTCATGACCGAGGACAACGGCTGGTACTACATGCGGGCCAGATATTATGACCCGGCCATGGGCAGGTTCATCTCCGAAGATCCTTTAGGATTTGACGGTGGAGATGTCAACTTGTATGCGTATGCCTCAAATAATCCTGTTATGTTTATTGATCCTTTGGGGTTGTGTACAGAAAGCAATTTGACCTTTGGAAATTTTGCAAAGGCATGGGCCAGGAATGTTACTGTTGGAGTTGCTGCCTACTATGGAATGGCAAAGCTTTTCTTCGGGGGTAGTCCCCAAAGCGGGCTCAATTCTGTTGGATCAGCAGCCATAAATGTAAAATTTCCAAGTGCTAACCAGTTAGCAAATACGCTTGAGACAAGCGTAAGAAATTTTCATAAAAATATAAAACCTAATATTGTTAGAGACTTCAGTCGGGAAATTAATAACATTGGTGCAAAAAATCCAGATATTGGAATTACCGAAATTGGGCATATCTCGTTCAGAAATCCTAAAACAGGACAAACGGCTATTACCGACGTACTTCTGGAGACTTATAAACCATTATGA